The Chloroflexota bacterium genome window below encodes:
- a CDS encoding FAD-binding dehydrogenase, with the protein MAANERYDVVVAGAGNAALCAAMAAADEGASVLVLERAPEYLRGGNSFFTGGLFRFAYDGIEDILGIIPEIGEDERETIDVGRYTQAQFYDDLMRVTEGLSDPELAQALVSQSYPAMKWMQEQGVRWILAYGRQAFRHEGKLRFWGGLIVEAVGAGKGLTDQEFEILERKGVPVLYGTKAHSLNTDNRGGITGLTVRDADGFRDIDTNAVVLACGGFESNTEMRTRYLGPGWELAKVRGTQFNTGDGIRMALDIGAQSYGHWSGCHAVAWDMNAPAFGDRNIADLFQKHSYPFGLIVNVEGKRFVDEGADLRNYTYAKYGKEILAQPQRVAFQLFDQKTKHLLRDEYFIPQASLVESNTIEGLADGLGIDVESLSQTVAEYNAAVQPGDYNPTALDGKRTEGIDPPKSNWALTLDEPPYMGYAVTCGLTFTFGGLKINAQAQVIDTEDAPIPGLYAAGELTGGLFYNNYPGGSGLMAGAVFGKIAGEHAGQYARK; encoded by the coding sequence ATGGCTGCGAACGAACGATACGATGTTGTAGTGGCGGGCGCAGGCAATGCCGCACTTTGTGCGGCGATGGCGGCGGCTGACGAAGGCGCTTCCGTGCTTGTGCTGGAGCGCGCGCCGGAGTATTTACGCGGCGGCAACTCATTCTTCACGGGCGGGCTGTTCCGCTTCGCCTACGACGGCATCGAGGACATACTCGGCATCATCCCGGAGATTGGTGAGGACGAGCGCGAGACCATCGATGTCGGCAGATATACTCAGGCGCAGTTCTACGACGACCTGATGCGCGTTACCGAAGGGCTGTCCGACCCGGAGTTGGCGCAGGCGCTGGTATCGCAGTCGTACCCGGCGATGAAGTGGATGCAAGAGCAAGGCGTGCGCTGGATTTTAGCGTACGGCAGGCAGGCGTTCCGGCATGAAGGCAAGCTGCGCTTCTGGGGCGGTCTCATCGTGGAGGCGGTCGGCGCAGGCAAGGGACTGACCGACCAAGAATTCGAGATACTGGAGCGCAAGGGCGTGCCGGTGCTGTACGGCACGAAGGCGCACAGCCTGAACACCGACAATCGCGGCGGCATCACCGGGCTGACCGTGCGAGACGCCGACGGATTCCGCGACATCGACACGAACGCGGTAGTACTGGCGTGCGGCGGCTTCGAGTCGAACACCGAGATGCGCACGCGCTATTTGGGACCCGGTTGGGAATTGGCGAAAGTTCGCGGCACGCAGTTCAACACGGGCGACGGTATCCGCATGGCGCTGGACATCGGCGCGCAATCCTACGGGCACTGGAGCGGCTGCCATGCGGTGGCGTGGGATATGAACGCGCCGGCATTCGGCGACCGCAACATCGCGGACTTGTTCCAAAAGCACTCGTATCCGTTTGGCCTTATCGTGAATGTCGAAGGCAAGCGCTTCGTGGACGAAGGCGCGGATTTGCGGAACTACACCTACGCCAAATACGGCAAGGAGATTCTGGCGCAGCCGCAGCGCGTGGCGTTTCAGCTGTTCGACCAGAAGACGAAGCACCTGCTGCGCGACGAGTACTTCATCCCGCAGGCGTCGCTTGTGGAATCGAACACGATAGAAGGACTGGCGGACGGGCTTGGCATCGATGTGGAATCGTTGTCGCAAACGGTCGCAGAGTACAACGCCGCCGTGCAGCCGGGCGACTACAACCCGACCGCACTGGACGGCAAGCGCACCGAGGGCATCGACCCGCCGAAGTCGAACTGGGCGCTGACGCTCGACGAGCCGCCATACATGGGCTACGCGGTAACCTGCGGTCTGACATTCACCTTCGGCGGCTTGAAGATAAACGCCCAAGCGCAAGTAATCGACACCGAAGACGCGCCGATACCGGGGCTATACGCAGCCGGAGAGCTGACGGGCGGCTTGTTCTACAACAACTACCCCGGCGGCTCAGGGCTGATGGCAGGCGCCGTCTTCGGCAAAATAGCCGGCGAGCATGCGGGGCAGTACGCTCGAAAATAG
- a CDS encoding molybdopterin molybdotransferase MoeA produces MTTNAHRSHGQPGLARNDTHNHDNGDQHDNDGEQAARSDGGHSHCGEARFSVEEALERILRHFQPLEAVRVPLLEALGQVLAEDALASHDIPPLDNSAMDGYALQAADLQGASANGPITLQVSGTIAAGELPTIEVTQGNAVRIMTGAPVPDGADAVVPFEVTDEMERRASGATLSEIGVRYQAAVGDHIRPAGQDVRNGEIVLSAGTMLRPSEIGVLASLGYDAVSVLRRPVIAILATGNELLEPGAPYSRGMIYDSNTYSVAATVLRFGGVPKLIGIARDNLESMNASLRAGLDSDMLVTSAGVSNGDYDMVKDVLAQHGEIDFWSVRMRPAKPLAFGVLNADEGRKVPLLGLPGNPVSAIVAFEQFGRAAIRRMLGKPDMPKPTISAVLDEPIHNGDDRRVYARAVIRRENGEYRASLTGEQGSNLLTSMARANGLAICPENVPVKQPGETVQVQMLDWSEDTL; encoded by the coding sequence ATGACTACGAATGCCCACCGCTCACACGGACAACCTGGACTCGCTCGGAATGATACTCACAATCACGACAACGGAGATCAGCACGACAACGACGGGGAACAGGCGGCGCGCAGTGATGGCGGACACAGCCACTGCGGCGAAGCAAGGTTCAGCGTGGAGGAAGCCCTAGAGCGCATTCTCCGACACTTCCAGCCGTTGGAAGCCGTGCGTGTGCCATTGCTCGAGGCGCTGGGGCAGGTGCTAGCCGAAGACGCGCTGGCAAGCCACGACATCCCGCCACTTGACAACTCCGCGATGGACGGCTATGCGCTGCAGGCGGCAGATTTGCAGGGCGCATCGGCGAACGGCCCGATAACGCTACAAGTGTCGGGCACCATCGCGGCGGGCGAGCTGCCAACCATCGAAGTTACGCAAGGCAACGCCGTGCGCATTATGACCGGCGCGCCCGTACCGGACGGCGCCGATGCCGTTGTGCCATTCGAGGTCACGGACGAGATGGAGCGACGCGCGTCCGGCGCAACGCTCTCGGAAATCGGCGTACGCTATCAGGCGGCGGTCGGTGACCACATTCGTCCGGCTGGGCAGGATGTGCGTAATGGCGAGATAGTGCTGTCAGCGGGAACCATGCTCCGCCCATCGGAAATCGGCGTTCTGGCATCGCTCGGATATGATGCGGTGAGCGTGCTGCGCCGTCCCGTCATCGCCATTCTCGCTACCGGCAACGAGCTGCTCGAACCGGGCGCGCCGTACAGCCGAGGCATGATATACGACAGCAACACATACTCCGTCGCCGCCACCGTGCTCCGCTTTGGAGGCGTCCCCAAGCTCATCGGCATAGCCCGCGACAACCTTGAATCTATGAACGCCAGCCTGCGTGCCGGGCTAGACTCCGACATGCTGGTAACATCGGCGGGCGTGTCCAATGGCGACTACGACATGGTGAAGGATGTGCTGGCGCAGCACGGCGAGATAGACTTTTGGTCGGTGCGGATGCGTCCCGCCAAGCCGCTCGCCTTCGGCGTGTTGAACGCAGACGAGGGCAGGAAAGTGCCGCTGCTTGGTCTGCCCGGCAATCCGGTCAGCGCGATTGTCGCATTCGAGCAGTTCGGCAGGGCAGCGATACGCCGCATGCTCGGCAAACCCGACATGCCCAAGCCGACAATCAGCGCTGTCCTAGACGAGCCAATACACAACGGCGACGACCGGCGAGTGTACGCGCGCGCAGTAATTCGCCGCGAAAACGGCGAATATCGCGCGTCGCTAACCGGCGAGCAAGGCTCCAACCTGCTCACATCGATGGCGCGCGCTAACGGACTTGCTATCTGCCCGGAGAACGTCCCCGTCAAGCAACCGGGCGAGACCGTCCAAGTCCAAATGCTAGATTGGTCAGAAGATACTTTATAG